A window of the Planococcus citri chromosome 4, ihPlaCitr1.1, whole genome shotgun sequence genome harbors these coding sequences:
- the LOC135843266 gene encoding uncharacterized protein LOC135843266, translating to MASMDVFFVIFIWTTVIPYSLAQCYLPDYLQGDFSMQSPKSVPGQVKYEPVSITAEGVSLWGYCKQKIGNGLYLIESSNGTYSTYCLRCFHISVKSQNIVLIRLAGHTDRCFVSSQAAESSCPKPDQLEPARQIILFKNKEEIRKEYCPINGQYTIHYRQNKPDYPIECSSRSSQLDNCPVGSEMNIRFRDCQFENHDLVFECLGSWDGPNQQRYLALFDTRTGTDPRPQYRCGLYREDPGSGTVYIAFSSDSTCTTDLQNSQAGFETLILTKIKPRFPFQLAGNRGCRFPSWTEGRWELVNVLGKIFSYTDLTLFKKYTFQCVEEEDGRDRIYSPYSDDERVLVVGRTECNEEMYTCIWLKKRGENVLEFQLATETSQYPNNSLCSVQNFQSNVWITQGRKDLSTLSPCPILGEYIGQLPNVQANFCAKLSSNCLSQDTMYYTVSDCTPQQIYEEREYRCLGQWKENDYTYTFTQRKDTGTYECFVGTMISESEISVREAGKNCERNMTPLMLEMRLTRKSSCAENRSSTAVFTSTTPTSTVPVTTTKYTVNKRIIQHTTRPWRPSNVTRLPPPSRNKNGNTSDSSKIVPLHLSLLFILHVFSLKCFYNAFTSL from the exons GTTTGGCCCAATGTTACTTACCGGATTATTTACAAGGAGATTTCTCCATGCAGTCTCCTAAAAGTGTACCTGGCCAAGTCAAATACGAACCTGTGAGTATAACGGCCGAGGGTGTATCGTTGTGGGGATACTGTAAACAAAAAATCGGAAATGGACTTTACCTCATTGAAAG CTCGAATGGTACCTACAGTACGTACTGCCTTCGATGTTTCCATATTAGCGTCAAGTCTCAGAATATCGTCTTGATTAGACTGGCCGGCCACACCGATCGGTGCTTCGTCAGTTCCCAAGCTGCAGAGTCATCTTGCCCTAAACCCGATCAACTGGAGCCAGCTAGACAAATTATTTTGTTTA aaaataaagaagaaatcCGAAAAGAATACTGCCCGATAAATGGCCAATACACGATACACTACAGACAAAATAAACCAGATTATCCGATAGAATGCAGCAGTCGTTCATCCCAGCTCGATAACTGTCCTGTAGGATCCGAAATGAATATTCGTTTCCGAGATTGTCAGTTTGAAAATCATG ATTTAGTATTCGAATGCCTGGGAAGTTGGGATGGGCCTAATCAACAAAGGTATTTAGCTTTGTTTGATACCAGAACTGGAACAGATCCTAGGCCGCAATATCGTTGTGGA ctCTACAGAGAAGATCCAGGAAGTGGGACCGTTTACATCGCCTTCTCCAGCGATTCAACGTGTACTACTGATTTGCAAAACTCGCAAGCAGGTTTCGAAACtttaattttgaccaaaataaagCCTCGATTTCCTTTTCAATTGGCTGGTAATCGTGGATGCAG aTTTCCAAGCTGGACTGAAGGTCGTTGGGAACTAGTCAATGTGCTAGGGAAAATTTTCTCTTATACAGATTTGACGCTTTTCAAGAAGTATACTTTCCAGTGTGTAGAAGAAGAAGATGGCAGGGATAGGATTTATTCTCCTTATTCGGACGATGAACGAGTTCTTGTCGTTGGCAGGACTGAATG TAATGAAGAAATGTATACGTGCATTTGGTTGAAAAAACGAGGTGAAAATGTGCTCGAATTTCAATTAG CAACTGAAACTAGTCAATACCCAAATAACTCATTATGTTCGGTGCAGAACTTCCAGTCTAATGTTTGGATCACGCAAGGAC GAAAAGATCTCTCGACTTTATCGCCATGTCCGATCCTCGGCGAGTACATTGGACAGCTTCCAAATGTGCAGGCGAACTTTTGCGCCAAACTATCGTCAAATTGCCTTTCGCAAGATACCATGTATTACACGGTTTCAGACTGTACGCCGCAACAAATTTACGAAG aaCGTGAATACAGATGTCTGGGGCAATGGAAAGAGAACGATTACACCTACACGTTTACTCAACGTAAAGATACAGGAACGTACGAGTGTTTCGTTGGTACTATGATCTCGGAATCAGAAATCTCAGTCAGAGAAGCTGGTAAAAACTGCGAACGTAATATGACCCCGTTGATGCTGGAAATGAGATTAACTCGTAAAA GTTCGTGTGCTGAAAACCGTTCCAGTACTGCGGTATTTACATCCACGACGCCAACCAGCACTGTGCCAGTTACCACTACTAAATATACTGTTAATAAACGTATTATACAGCATACTACTAGACCGTGGAGACCGTCAAATGTCACGa GACTTCCACCGCCATCTAGAAATAAAAATGGCAATACTagtgattcttcaaaaatagttCCTCTGCATTTAtctttactttttattttacatgTCTTTAGTCttaaatgtttttataatgCATTTACCAGTTTATAA